A region of Mauremys mutica isolate MM-2020 ecotype Southern chromosome 2, ASM2049712v1, whole genome shotgun sequence DNA encodes the following proteins:
- the LOC123363273 gene encoding phosphatidylcholine translocator ABCB4-like, which yields MKDDFIHYTKKEPLSPKSANNGYYNPAFQHDEIPEQNSELQKNKKKKKNEESKEKMVGILKLFAYADWLDIILMIIGLIAAVANGTGLPLIFVVNGKMTNRFVTIGQAVNMSSAVMNSSSTCPVMPGLDIEAA from the exons ATGAAGGATGATTTCATACATTACACAAAAAAGGAACCACTTAGTCCCA AATCTGCAAATAATGGCTATTACAATCCTGCTTTCCAACATGATGAAATACCAGAGCAGAATAGCGAGTTACAGAAGAACAAGAAAAA aaagaaaaatgaggAGTCAAAGGAAAAGATGGTTGGCATTTTGAAATTG TTTGCGTATGCCGATTGGCTGGATATCATTTTGATGATAATAGGCTTGATTGCAGCTGTTGCAAATGGAACAGGGCTGCCACTTATTTTTGTTGTCAATGGAAAGATGACAAACAGATTTGTGACGATTGGCCAAGCAGTAAATATGTCTTCAG CTGTGATGAATAGTAGCTCTACTTGTCCAGTAATGCCAGGTTTGGATATAGAAGCTGCA